A single region of the Salvia miltiorrhiza cultivar Shanhuang (shh) chromosome 8, IMPLAD_Smil_shh, whole genome shotgun sequence genome encodes:
- the LOC130998153 gene encoding uncharacterized protein LOC130998153, protein MGDSDSFGLYIHHGGKFVHLGASRLYSGGDVLGKFGLDKDRFGYFDLEEEIKQLGYTSWRCLAFKVPRTLVFMDLCDDKQVMQMIQCCTSTITCVSIYVDDGKKGKVKKAVTESETVTKTVAKTITTTKSSSNKGKGKGKVNQSKGKEKVFDREEPASVVKKQNVQIELRKGKDTDRVVKEQNVHIEPKTEHDVLMEELHETDEDDDDYVPQFSETEDVESDDSLGDKELGSEDEEYMQARSNVRESIGVIAEMGLEKENEEERLSEYDDSDKERSDSSDSDGQVVRSKQPKVVYDPRGDIADLKLVLGMRFEDGFQCKKALVSWSIVKGHPIHFRRVTKDQCEAYCEEPCQWRIYASIKKKEKSLVVKILGKDHTCAFAIGNKQASYKWLGEEYTEVFRVRPQMCVEDFRNDVKRRLTHSLLSQSMVRDFGQRLLDIQLSPHR, encoded by the exons ATGGGAGATAG TGACTCATTTGGCTTGTATATTCACCATGGTGGGAAGTTTGTCCACTTAGGTGCAAGTAGATTGTACTCAGGTGGTGACGTTTTGGGGAAATTCGGTTTAGATAAGGATAGGTTTGGTTATTTTGACTTAGAGGAGGAAATCAAGCAGCTTGGGTATACTTCTTGGAGGTGTTTAGCTTTCAAGGTTCCTAGAACTTTAGTGTTTATGGATTTGTGTGATGATAAGCAGGTAATGCAAATGATACAATGTTGTACATCTACAATTACATGTGTGAGTATCTATGTGGATGATGGGAAAAAGGGAAAGGTCAAGAAGGCTGTCACTGAATCTGAAACTGTTACTAAGACAGTTGCGAAGACTATAACAACCACTAAGAGTAGTAGTAataaggggaaggggaaggggaaggtaAATCAGTCCAAAGGGAAAGAGAAGGTGTTTGATAGGGAAGAGCCTGCTAGTGTAGTGAAAAAGCAGAATGTGCAGATTGAGTTAAGGAAGGGCAAGGATACTGACAGAGTGGTGAAGGAGCAGAATGTGCATATTGAGCCAAAGACTGAGCATGATGTGCTGATGGAGGAGCTGCATGAAacagatgaagatgatgatgattatgtTCCTCAATTTAGTGAGACAGAGGACGTAGAGTCAGATGATTCTTTAGGTGATAAAGAGCTAGGGTCAGAAGATGAAGAGTATATGCAAGCAAGAAGCAATGTCAGGGAAAGTATTGGTGTCATTGCTGAAATGGGTTTAGAGaaagagaatgaagaagaaagattgTCTGAATATGATGATTCTGACAAAGAGAGGTCTGATAGCAGTGACTCAGATGGTCAAGTTGTTAGAAGCAAACAACCTAAAGTTGTGTATGATCCAAGGGGAGATATTGCAGATTTGAAGCTTGTTCTAGGCATGCGGTTTGAGGATGGTTTTCAGTGCAAGAAAGCACTGGTATCATGGAGCATAGTTAAAGGTCATCCAATTCACTTTAGAAGGGTAACCAAGGATCAGTGTGAGGCTTATTGTGAGGAGCCTTGTCAGTGGAGAATTTATGCCAGTATAAAGAAAAAGGAGAAGTCTTTGGTGGTGAAGATCTTGGGTAAGGATCACACATGTGCATTTGCAATTGGTAATAAGCAAGCAAGTTATAAGTGGCTTGGGGAAGAGTACACTGAGGTCTTCAGAGTTAGACCTCAGATGTGTGTTGAGGATTTTAGGAATGATGTTAAGAGGAG GCTTACTCATTCCCTCTTGAGCCAATCAATGGTGAGAGATTTTGGCCAAAGGCTCCTGGATATCCAGTTGAGCCCCCACAGGTGA
- the LOC131001696 gene encoding uncharacterized protein LOC131001696: MNFSPSSSYGASSSMATPDSLPECTCKLRVEMKMSRTHLNPGRRFLRCSNKEKQCGFFEWVDPEIKPRNQDDDAEKLNFWIGECYRLQKYVEEDMKRIRLLEDEVRLLRMEKVKGSKNWKKKVFVCACVVGVVSVVIQAFVA; this comes from the exons ATGAATTTCTCGCCTTCTTCATCTTATGGCGCCTCTTCTTCCATGGCTACACCTGATTCCCTCCCTGAATGTACGTGCAAACTTCGAGTGGAGATGAAAATGTCGCGAACGCACCTCAATCCTGGGCGAAGATTTCTCAGATGCTCCAACAAAGAG AAACAATGTGGCTTCTTTGAGTGGGTAGATCCTGAAATAAAGCCTAGAAATCAAGATGATGATGCTGAAAAACTGAACTTCTGGATTGGAGAATGCTATCGCCTGCAAAAATATGTGGAGGAAGATATGAAGCGAATTAGATTGTTGGAGGATGAAGTGAGACTCCTCAGAATGGAGAAGGTTAAGGGCAGCAAGAACTGGAAGAAGAAGGTGTTTGTTTGTGCTTGTGTTGTTGGAGTTGTTAGTGTGGTAATTCAAGCATTTGTTGCTTAG
- the LOC131001555 gene encoding zinc finger CCCH domain-containing protein 6-like has product MKDSTKKSTRVSPSQAADLRQAKSLLPEDQPARVKTKSQPSCSNVVRSKNHLAWYVALNTKQLEKKISHIPQIKWKCPPKFALNTGWHVVSGEESQEAEAQKCTESADLTTIPPCLFTPLLVEVDCHDNSETPIIPIIPIEEMAAEMPFDTSGQPLASCPSVSGDLPVSQSDPSESEDQSVHGKSLPHILHGLESGDLEIAVAAAATVAAVMKSKDHIDTGLLIKFLSDPKMIKKLMNGNGLTSKLEDEAPPAPKAITSLPLPSSTPANETVSKAILFNSTTEPLNQSSILPCSKVETDIIKATSKPSGAYAGNGPTHASKAAKKMSQSPRFISSGPTKKFTACSHTQEQKVRPLVPSTLRPDEKTIDRLLKKYGSPDNTIDRLLKKYGGPDITGVKPVDSLNPSTSMLNLETMKTMIDDYGAPDVVRVKPMVSLVASNSVPPNIREVRRKPSTGPSPPLLASTASPPVTNLHALPIDATGNFRPSYTPMAIPAREVGLQYHKSLIKHGKIHETEKDKVPKICQSGNYLQGLEQCHKITKIETNPKYWKPCLYFTSSRGCRNGHNCPFQHDVPKQWRATSAVEAPINPVAIAPVAKRMKLNEQFQKWHYL; this is encoded by the exons ATGAAGGATTCGACGAAGAAATCCACCAGGGTTTCACCGTCGCAGGCGGCCGACCTCCGTCAA GCAAAGAGCCTGTTACCAGAGGATCAACCTGCAAGAGTTAAAACTAAATCACAGCCATCATGTTCTAATGTTGTGCGCTCGAAAAATCACCTTGCTTGGTATGTTGCACTAAACACAAAACAATTAGAAAAGAAGATCTCTCACATTCCTCAGATCAAATGGAAATGCCCTCCCAAA TTTGCTTTAAATACTGGTTGGCATGTCGTTTCCGGTGAAGAAAGCCAGGAGGCAGAAGCTCAAAAGTGTACAGAATCGGCTGACCTCACTACAATACCTCCCTG CCTCTTTACTCCGCTGCTTGTGGAAGTTGATTGTCATGATAATAGTGAAACACCGATCATCCCAATCATTCCTATTGAAGAAATGGCTGCAGAAATGCCATTCGATACATCAGGACAACCACTGGCCTCATGCCCATCAGTATCCGGTGATCTTCCCGTTTCTCAGTCTGATCCTTCTGAATCTGAAGACCAATCTGTTCATGGTAAATCTCTTCCCCATATTCTGCATGGTCTGGAAAGTGGTGATCTGGAAATTGCAGTTGCTGCGGCTGCTACTGTTGCTGCAGTAATGAAAAGTAAAGATCATATCGACACTGGACTGTTGATCAAGTTCCTTAGCGACCCAAAAATgattaagaaattgatgaaTGGAAACGGATTGACATCGAAGCTTGAAGATGAAGCTCCACCTGCACCCAAAGCAATCACATCCTTGCCTTTGCCAAGCTCTACACCTGCTAATGAAACAGTGAGCAAAGCAATCCTATTCAACTCTACGACAGAGCCATTGAATCAATCTTCTATACTGCCTTGCTCTAAAGTCGAAACAGATATCATCAAAGCAACAAGTAAACCAAGTGGTGCTTATGCTGGAAATGGACCAACACACGCATCAAAGGCAGCAAAAAAAATGAGTCAATCACCAAGGTTTATCTCTAGTGGGCCGACTAAAAAGTTTACTGCTTGTTCACACACTCAAGAACAGAAAGTAAGACCTCTAGTGCCTAGCACTTTGAGACCCGATGAGAAAACCATCGACAGGCTACTGAAAAAATATGGTAGTCCTGATAATACCATCGACAGGCTACTGAAAAAATATGGTGGTCCTGATATTACCGGTGTGAAGCCTGTGGACTCCCTTAATCCATCCACCTCAATGCTAAACTTGGAGACGATGAAGACAATGATTGATGATTACGGAGCACCTGATGTGGTTCGGGTAAAGCCAATGGTTTCGCTGGTTGCTTCCAACTCAGTGCCACCAAACATAAGAGAGGTACGCAGAAAACCCTCCACGGGACCAAGTCCTCCATTGCTGGCCTCGACTGCCTCACCTCCTGTGACAAATTTGCACGCCTTGCCCATCGATGCTACAGGTAATTTCCGTCCCTCCTACACACCCATGGCTATCCCTGCCCGTGAAGTTGGCTTACAATATCACAAGTCCTTAATCAAACATGGAAAGATCCATGAAACTGAGAAGGACAAAGTCCCAAAGATTTGCCAATCTGGTAACTACTTGCAAGGGCTAGAGCAGTGCCATAAGATAACCAAAATCGAAACAAATCCAAAATATTGGAAACCTTGCCTATATTTCACTAGCTCAAGAGGGTGTCGAAACGGTCACAATTGCCCTTTCCAGCATGATGTGCCTAAACAATGGAGGGCTACTAGCGCCGTCGAGGCCCCGATAAATCCGGTAGCCATTGCCCCAGTAGCCAAGAGGATGAAGCTTAATGAGCAATTTCAAAAATGGCATTATTTGTGA